A segment of the Streptomyces pactum genome:
CTGGCCCGGCGTCCTGCGGAACCACTGCGTCCCAGAGCACGCGAACTGGACCGGAAAGGCTTGCTGAACAGCCGTCCCAACGGGCCTGGGGCCTTGGACCCGGCCCGGGAACCGACACCCATGGTGCGCTGCGCACCGCTCTGGGGACGTCGTGACAGACGGGGCAGCAGAAAGGCGAGTACCGCCAGTACGACGCAGAGGACGATGATGCCTGCGATGACCATGTCGTGTCTCCTCACTCCGGGCCTCGGATCCTGTCCGTGCACTTCCTCGTGCCCCCGGAGAGACGGCGCACGCGCCTGACTCGTCCGACCACCGACCACCGACGCCGGCAGCCGGCGGTGCGCCGAGGTCGTGCCGCCCCGCGCCGCGACCCGCACGCTCTGGTCGCACGCCTCACCTCTGCCGCCGGAGCCCGGGACTCGGACTCACGGCGACGAGCCGGGTCAGGCCGACAAGTCCCGTGCGATGGAGCGGGCTTCCTCTACTCCCTCGCCGTCGTCGCGATGGTCCGGACCCTCGACCAGCCGCCACACCAGCATGTCGACGCTGAGGCAGCGCATCGTCCCGTAGGCCCCTGGGCCCCACCGGTTTCCGGGTCCGGCCCAGGGCGGCGGTTTTCGAGGGCCACCACGGGGTGTCATGCGTGTCCTCTCGGCGAAGTGGACAGCCGGCACCGGTACACGCTCAGGGACGAGCGTGCTGCGCCCTGCCCACCGTGCGGGGCGCGGCGTGGTGGACGGGTCGCTTCGTACCGGCGTGTTCCAGGCGGCGCACCCACAGGGAGGTCGTGAGCAGCAGGCCGCTGAAGACACTCAGCAGAAGGACGGACGCCCACATCTGCCTGCTTCCGGGAGACTCCCACCAGGTCCAGGCCGCCGTCACGGCCCACAGGAAGCTACCTCCTGCATAGAAGGCCCGGATCCGGAGCAGTTGACGTAGCCGCGGCGCGACCGCGACGGGCGTGTGGTGGTCGGTGCTCGATGCCATGCCGACCCGTGTACCCCGCGCACGGCACGACACGTACCACCGTCTGGTGATTCGCATCGCGGACGCGCGGTCCCCTCCCGAATGAGACGTACACCGCTGCGTTCCGCCGGTGTGCTCGTCGCGCGCGGCAGCGCCCACCGGGTCGGCGCGCCGCGGTCACTCGAAGAACTTCAGGCTGAAGCCCACGTCGGTGGGGGCTCCGGGCACGTTGGCCCGGCGGTAGGTGGAGCTGCCCCACCAGACGGCCGTGCCCGTGTACCAGTAGCGGTTGGACCACGAGTACGGTGTCCCCTTCTCGACCGCGTGGAACATGGTCGGGAACCGGTTGCCCGGGACAGGGGCGGCACCGGCATCGCCCCGGGGCAGGACGAAGGTGTGGTGCCCCGGGCCGTCGACGTTCACCGTGGTGTGCCACCCCGCCATCATCGACGGCACGTGCGAGCCGAACAGGCACCCGTTGCTCTTGTACCAGTCCCAGACGTAGGTGGGGTCACCGCCGGCACGCAGTCTCAGGTCGGCGACGCAGTACTTGCTGCTCCAGCTCCCGTTCGCGGAGTAGGTGATGTGCAGGCGCCCACTCGGGTCCACGATCGGCTGCGGCGCCTCGTTGATGTAGGGGTTCCCGACCACACGCTCCCACGGCTCGCGGGGCTGCGAGATGACGTAGCGGCCGCCCGTGGCCGAGGTCGGACTGCTCATCCGCGCTATGTACAGGTTCTGTTCGACGTTCGTGTCCCCGGACCAGCCGGACCACACGAACCAGCGCTGACCGTCGAAGGTGAACGGCACTCCGTCGATCGCCCACTTGTCGTCGGGCAGAGCTACCTTGGTGGCGGCGGAGTAGCCGGTGTCCGCGAAGGGCGAACTGATGTGGTACATCCGGTGAGTGGCGCCGCGGCCGGCGGCGAAGTAGATGCGGTACTGGCCGTCGTGGTGCACGATCTCCGGAGCCCAGACCTCGCCGAGTCCGCCGGTGTCGCGCCACACCTGCCGCTTGGGAGCTTCGGCGACGCCCTCCAGGGTCGTCGCCGACCTGACGGCGATGCCCCCGTCCACGGACTTGGCGGACACGTACAGGTCACCGACCTTGATGACGCTCGGGTCGGCCCCTCCGAGACTGGTGCGGCCGCTGGCGGAGGACAGGCCGTCCCCGGCCGCGTGCGCGGTTCCGGCGGGCGTCGCGACCTGGCCGACCACGAGTGCTCCGGCGAGTCCGAGCGGTACGAGGCCGACAAGCCGTCGGCGAGAGGGGGACATTCCATACCTCCTGGTCATGCTCGCGTCAGAGAGCGCTCTCGCATAGTCTCCGCGCGACGAAGGGGCGTCAATACTTTGTGCGGCCACCACCGCCTTCACCTGCGGCGATGGAGCAAGTTCGGGTGCGCGGCGGGCGGCCACAGCGCGTCGTCCGGCCGACCGGCGCAGCGCCCTTGTCCGGGCGGCGGGTCCGTCACCGGGTCCCGCCGTGTGCAGCCTGCGCGATCGGTCAGACGGACGAGTTCTCCGCGGCGCCCCGCTGGGCGAGGAAGCGACGCGCGATCCTCGACTCCGGCAGGAAGGTGCCGGCGATGAAGACGAGGAACACTTCGGGAACTCGTAGGCCACGATGTCCAGTCCGCGCCCGATCGCCGCTCCGGCGAGGGCCCGCCGGTCAGGGAGGGAGAGGTCGGGCGTCCCGTTGAGGATGGTGATCGGGCACTGCGGGGCACGGACCGTACAGCGGGCTCACCGCCGGCCGACGATCGGACCGGTCTGCCGCGGGACTCGTGGGCGAGGGGATGCTGGACAGGCTCGCTCCCCGAGCATCCCGCTCAGCGACCCGGCGCGGGCGCCGGCCGGCCTTTCGCGGGACAGCCCTTGGTCAGTGCCGTACCGCGAGATCCTCCTGAGCCTCGCGGACAGTGTGGTCGGTCGTGAGGGCGGCCAGGCGATCGCGGCGGCGGGGAGTGTCTCGCTCGCGGAATGCAATACGAGGCCGGTCAGGGCGTCCGGGGTCAGGTGCGGCGGGCGGCCCAGACGGTTCGCTCGGTGCGTACGGTCAGGTCGTCACGGCGCAGGATGCTGCGCGGGCCGCTGGTGTCGAGGAGCTGGTCGAGTGCGGCGAGGTCATCGGGGGTGAGCCGGTCGGCGATGGCGCCGCGAACGCGTTGCAGGACGCCGACGGCGTAGCGGCCGACTGCTTCCCTGCGGTCCCCTCCGATGTTGACGACGATGGTCCGCTCGCCCTCTGTGGTGAAGCCGGCGGCGGTCAGCATCGGGCCCCAGTCGGCGCCGCGGTGCGGCATGTGTTCGGCTTGGCGACGGTCGGCCGCGGCGTGAACGCGCTCTTCCAGGCCCGGGCGGCCCTCGGGGGCGTGCTCGGGCAGAAAACGGGGATGGCCGGCCAGTTCCACGACGGCGAACAGGCCGCCGGGCGCGAGGGCGTCGTGGACGTTGCGCAGCGCCCTGTCGGGGTGGGCCATGTGGTGCATCGAGGCCGACGCCCACACCAGGTCGGGTGAGCCGAGGTCCGGCCAGGCGGCTTCGTCGAGGTCGGCCTGCACCGTGCGCACGCGGTCCTCGACGCCGCGGGCGCATGCCTTGGTGCGCAGGCGCTGAAGGTGTTCGGCGGAGGCGTCGACGGCGACGACGTGCGCGTCGGGGAAGCGCTCGAGGAGGGCGAAGGTGCCCGCCCCGGTGCCGCACCCCAGGTCCACGATGTGGTGTGGGCCGGTCGTCAGTGGCAGCCATGCGGTGATGGAGGCGGTGTGCTCGGCCAGGACCTCGGCGTCAAGATCGAGGATCTCCGCCTGGCCGTCGCTCTCGGTGCCGTGAGCGTGGTGGTGGCCGTGGGAGGTGCCGTGGTGGGGGGTGTGGGTGTGTGCGTGGCTCATGCTTTTCACCCTAGGGCGGCTATGCGCCTGTGACACTGCATCTCCCGGTCTACGCAAGACGATAGTCGGGTGTGCTGCCCGACACGCAATGCCCGCCGCTGCGCGGCCGCGGACCTGACCGTCACCCGGCAGGGCTCTCGCCGTCGATGTCGTCGCGCTGGTGGCCGCGGCGGGCGTCGCGGTCGAACATGCCCAGGATCTCGCAGGGTCCGCCTTCGGTGCCGATCGCGTGCGGCATCATCGTGGGGAACTCGGCCGCCTGGTTGGTCTCCAGGCGGAAGCGTCGGTGGCCGAGCATGAGGATGGCAGTGCCGGACAGGACGACGAGCCATTCGCGCCCCGGATGAGCGCGCATGCGCGCCTGGTTCTCGGGGGGCGGTTCGGTCAGTCGCTGGCGCACCACACTCATCCCGGGGTCGGCCTTTACGGTCCAGCGCATCCGGCCGCGGGCAGCATCGATCGTCGGGCTGGTGATGACGTCGTCGGTGGCGGTCTCCACGAGCTGGTCGAGTGTGGTGTCGAGCGCGCGCGCGAGGGTGACGAGCTGGTCCAGGGCGAGGCGGCGCTGGCCGTTCTCGATGCGGCTCAGTGAGGACTGGCTGAGGTTGGCCCGCTTCGCCAGCTCTTCCAGGGAGCAGCCTTGCGCCACCCGCAGCGCACGGAGGCGTTTGCGTACGAGGCTGTCCAGATCTCCATCTTCTTGCGTCATGAGCAACATCGTATGCCCAGAGTGCATGTCTGGAACAGCGTCGTGTGCGGATGGCCCGCGACCAGTGGGCCGCGCACAAGAAAGGCGGGAGGACATGGCCGTGGCGACTTCTCCGTCCACGGGCGACGCACTGCCCGAGCACGCCGTCGATGCGGTGGCGATCGGTGGAGGCGCCGCGGGGCTGAACGGTGCACTGATCCTCGCCCGCTCCCACCGGCCCGTGCTCGTGATCGACAGCGGCTCCCCGCGCAACGCGCCCGCGAAGGCCGTGCACGGCTTCCTCGCCCTGGACGGCACCCCGCCCCCGAGAGCCTACGGCACCCGCCGCCGCCCGACCGCCTGGCGATGCGAGCGGCCCGGCGCCCCACCTCCCTTGCGGGACCGTCTTCCGTCCCCGAACAGCCCTGCACCGATTGCCCGGAAGGCCGGGAGTCCTCAAGCTGGAACCGCTGGGCTGGTGAGAAGGAGCGATCATGGCAGGCCTCTTCGCGGCACGTGGCCGGTGTGTCCTCGCGGCGACCGCGCTTACCGTCACGCTGACCGTGAGTGGATGCGGCGGAGACGAGGACTTCTCTCTCCCGGACTGGGAGGCACCGGGCCAGAACGGCCGTGTCGGCGACATCATGATCCGTTACGCGCACGTGGCGGAGCCGCGGGGCGAGCCGTGGCAGCCGGGAGACGACGTTCCCGCGTATGCATGGCTCTACAACAAGGGCGGCGAGGACGACAGGCTCGTGGGTGCCAGCACGCCGAACGCGGCCTCGGTGGACATCGTCGGCTCGGACGGCAAGCGGCTGTCAGCCGGGGTGGATCTGCCGGCGAACAAGCTCGTGGAGCTGGAGTCGGGCAGGGCTCATCTGGTGCTGCGCGACGTGCGCGAGGAGATCAGGGGCGGCGACTTCATGAAGTTCACCCTGCGCTTCGAGGACGCCGGAACAGCCAACTTCAACATCCAGTCACAGGTTCCCGTGTACGACGAAAGCCCATCTCCGACCGGGTGACTTGGTCGGCCCGCTTCTCGCAATCGTCTGCCACGCCCGGTCGTCGTACATCCTTCCCCGCCCTGGGCCCTCTTCGTTCCGCCACGACGGCAAGCAGCGCCTTCAGGGTTTCCTTCGCGTCGCTGACGAGGTGGGCGTCAGGGCGGCGCGGGAAGTCCCGGCGAACAGCGCACCGGCCAGAAGGGAGCCCGCGACGCCCACGGCCAGGTCGGCGACGGTGTCGCCGTAGCCGACCCGCATGGTTCCCGGCGTGGCCTGCTCCGCAACCCATTCGTAAAGCTCCCACAGAGTGGCAGCACTGGTCCCGGCCATGCCGACCAGAACGGTCAGTGTCCAGCGCGGAATGTTCGCAGCGGCCTGGCCCAGCGCCGGTCCCGCACCCCTGAGCAGGGCGAGGAAGACGACTACGGAGCCGGTTCCGGTGAGCAGGAAATGCACGACCGTGTCCAATTCCGGGGCCCGGCGGTACCAGCTACCGACATCGCACCAGAAGGCGACCGTAACGACGACCGAGAAGACCGCCTCAAAGGGTGGCGGCACGCGGAGCCTCGTCACGACGACGAGGAGGACGACACCTGAAAGGAAGCGGAGGGCGGCGAACCCCTCGCCCAGTGCTCCCACCACGACGGCGCTGCAGGCCAGAACCATGACAGCCAGCCATGTCACGTTCCGAGTCACCGTGCTCCCTCATTCTGTGCAGGCCAAGGAAGGCGTTCAGCGGCGTGCGGCCGGCCCGGCGGCGTACGGCGGTGGGTGCGCGACGCGTCCCGGATCGGTTCGCCGGAGCGAAGCACCCCGTCCCGTTTCCTGGCTCATAGGACCTGTGTACGGTGCGGGCGGCGATGGCGCGACCGCACTTAGCCGCGGGGCGGGCTGCATGTCCTGCGGATGGGCCGGTGGCGGGGACGGGACGACAGCCGGATGTTTCGCCGTCGCTTCGAGCGGTACCCCGGCACCCTCACGCAGTTGCTGGACGACCCGGCATTGGAAAGGGTGACGTCTTGCTGGCCCGACTCGAGCGGTATCTGCTCCAGGACTTCCCGTTCATCCACTTGGTGATTGGCGGCTTCGGCAACGCAACGTTCCTGGTCGGCAGCGTGTTCTTTCTCTTTCCCAGCCTGGAACGGATCGCCCTGTGGCTGTTCGTCATCGGCTCGCTCGGCATGCTCACGGGCACCATCGGTGAGGCGTTCGTCCGGCACAAGCGCAGGTCACGGCAGCGGGCCACCACCTCGCAGAGGTAGTCCGTCGGCACTCGCGGTGTGCTGCCGACGTCGTAACCCCGGCTGCTGTGCCGGAGAGACGATGCATGAGAGGCGACGGCGGGACATCGGTGAGCGTGCTGTCGGCCACATGCGCCCCGCGCTCGCGTCAGGCCGGGTGGCGGTCGAGGATCTCGCCGGTTTTCGCGTCCACCACGTGGACCATCGCGAGATCATCGCCTACTCCGAGGACGCTGACCAACCAGACCGGGCCGCCGTCCTGCCGTTCCAGCTCGATGGCGGTGACGACCTCGCTGTTCGGCGTATCGGCCGCTTCACGGGCTGCCGTGTCCGGCAGGACCTGAGCCTGATCCAGCAGCCGCACGAGGTCCTGCCGCTCGGAATCCGTGAGGTCGGGACCGGCACCGGCACCCAGTGACTCGCCCCGGGTGGCGTCCAGCCGGACCGTCTGCACATGTCCGTCCTGATCCGCGACCCGGCTTTCCCATACTGGCGACACCGACTCGGGCTTCTTGAGTTCCAGAGCCACCAGCTCTCCCCCGGTCACCTCGGCCGTCGCCAGGCGAACGGCGCGCTCATGATCGACCTCCACCATCTCGAACCGCTCGGCGGATTCGTTCAGTGGATCGTCCCGGCCGCAGCCCGCGAGCAGCGACAACGCCAAGACTGGCACGCTCAGGACCACGGCGATCCGTCGCCACACCCATCCGTCCTCGTTCCGGATCTCACCCGTCATTCTCATGCAGGCCGACTGACCCGACGGAAGGGAACAAAACACCCAACCGATAAACAAGCAGACTTACGTGCGAAACGTCCACACTGTGCGGAGACCGGGAAACGCGTGGCCATCACCAGCACGGAAACTCCACGACGCC
Coding sequences within it:
- a CDS encoding DUF6411 family protein — its product is MVIAGIIVLCVVLAVLAFLLPRLSRRPQSGAQRTMGVGSRAGSKAPGPLGRLFSKPFRSSSRALGRSGSAGRRARGRLPF
- a CDS encoding glycoside hydrolase family 43 protein, with protein sequence MSPSRRRLVGLVPLGLAGALVVGQVATPAGTAHAAGDGLSSASGRTSLGGADPSVIKVGDLYVSAKSVDGGIAVRSATTLEGVAEAPKRQVWRDTGGLGEVWAPEIVHHDGQYRIYFAAGRGATHRMYHISSPFADTGYSAATKVALPDDKWAIDGVPFTFDGQRWFVWSGWSGDTNVEQNLYIARMSSPTSATGGRYVISQPREPWERVVGNPYINEAPQPIVDPSGRLHITYSANGSWSSKYCVADLRLRAGGDPTYVWDWYKSNGCLFGSHVPSMMAGWHTTVNVDGPGHHTFVLPRGDAGAAPVPGNRFPTMFHAVEKGTPYSWSNRYWYTGTAVWWGSSTYRRANVPGAPTDVGFSLKFFE
- a CDS encoding class I SAM-dependent methyltransferase, which encodes MSHAHTHTPHHGTSHGHHHAHGTESDGQAEILDLDAEVLAEHTASITAWLPLTTGPHHIVDLGCGTGAGTFALLERFPDAHVVAVDASAEHLQRLRTKACARGVEDRVRTVQADLDEAAWPDLGSPDLVWASASMHHMAHPDRALRNVHDALAPGGLFAVVELAGHPRFLPEHAPEGRPGLEERVHAAADRRQAEHMPHRGADWGPMLTAAGFTTEGERTIVVNIGGDRREAVGRYAVGVLQRVRGAIADRLTPDDLAALDQLLDTSGPRSILRRDDLTVRTERTVWAARRT
- a CDS encoding XRE family transcriptional regulator → MTQEDGDLDSLVRKRLRALRVAQGCSLEELAKRANLSQSSLSRIENGQRRLALDQLVTLARALDTTLDQLVETATDDVITSPTIDAARGRMRWTVKADPGMSVVRQRLTEPPPENQARMRAHPGREWLVVLSGTAILMLGHRRFRLETNQAAEFPTMMPHAIGTEGGPCEILGMFDRDARRGHQRDDIDGESPAG
- a CDS encoding copper chaperone PCu(A)C; the encoded protein is MAGLFAARGRCVLAATALTVTLTVSGCGGDEDFSLPDWEAPGQNGRVGDIMIRYAHVAEPRGEPWQPGDDVPAYAWLYNKGGEDDRLVGASTPNAASVDIVGSDGKRLSAGVDLPANKLVELESGRAHLVLRDVREEIRGGDFMKFTLRFEDAGTANFNIQSQVPVYDESPSPTG
- a CDS encoding YrhK family protein encodes the protein MLARLERYLLQDFPFIHLVIGGFGNATFLVGSVFFLFPSLERIALWLFVIGSLGMLTGTIGEAFVRHKRRSRQRATTSQR
- a CDS encoding PepSY domain-containing protein; the encoded protein is MALSLLAGCGRDDPLNESAERFEMVEVDHERAVRLATAEVTGGELVALELKKPESVSPVWESRVADQDGHVQTVRLDATRGESLGAGAGPDLTDSERQDLVRLLDQAQVLPDTAAREAADTPNSEVVTAIELERQDGGPVWLVSVLGVGDDLAMVHVVDAKTGEILDRHPA